GAAATAATAGTAAAATAAAAATGATAAAAAATGAAAAACTACTGATATGGAGCGTAGCTCTCAGTATCTGCTGCGTTGCGGTGGGCGGTGCTTCTGGTAGCAGTCGCGGCAGTAGACCGGTCGGCCCTCAGTGGGCTTGAACGGTACTTCGCACTCCTGTCCGCAATCCGCGCAGGTTGCCTTGTGCATCTCTCTGGGTGGGTGGCCTGTCGTATGACATCTTATTTCACCTCCTTCACTTCTACCTAAATACGGATTATTCCTCTAGATTACCTGACTACCTGATGAAGGAGCTAGGACACCAGCGAATCTCCTATCTAGTTAAACCCCAGTCAGAACTTATTACTATTATAAACTATTGGAAGTAATGATACCTTGTGTTTTTATTGTTCCTGAGTTCAGAATCAATACGCCCCAATTCAAAATTGCTGGATACCAAACCAATGATCATGAATCTCGATAGTTCTTCTTTGATTAAAGAGGAAGATTTGGTATCATTGAGAAGCATGATTACTCGGAAATGTCGTTAGAGTCCTAGTATGATTTTGAACGAGGGTAGTCACTTTTTCCCGAATTGAAATCTTGGAGCTACGATCCTCTCCAGATAATATCCACCGATCAGATCGTTCTCGATCTCCAATCTCTGATATTCTGGTAAAGATTTGGGGAGAGAATGATAGGAAAACACCGCATTCGATTTCCACCCCTTTCTCGAATG
This window of the Methanomassiliicoccales archaeon genome carries:
- a CDS encoding GIY-YIG nuclease family protein, whose amino-acid sequence is MSLDWSEWMELNLSNVQKIPTQPGVYRIYDSEKQEMLYLGESSNLRMRIQSHSRKGWKSNAVFSYHSLPKSLPEYQRLEIENDLIGGYYLERIVAPRFQFGKK
- a CDS encoding DNA-directed RNA polymerase encodes the protein MHKATCADCGQECEVPFKPTEGRPVYCRDCYQKHRPPQRSRY